One window of Paenibacillus albicereus genomic DNA carries:
- a CDS encoding response regulator transcription factor, which translates to MRIHVLVADDDPHIRELLRLVLTREGYAVAEAADGEEAVVVLEREQVHLAVVDVMMPHKDGLQLTEEIRRHYDLPVILLTARGEMADKEKGYSAGTDDYLVKPFEPQELLFRIRALLRRYRIASSETIALGQVVIDRQSYEVTAGDQTFTLPLREFQLLSQLASQPGRIHTREQLISLLWGADYEGDSRTVDVHIKRLRERFEAYRDDFAIVTIRGLGYKLEPGGRRG; encoded by the coding sequence ATGCGGATCCATGTGCTCGTCGCCGACGACGATCCTCATATCCGCGAGCTGCTGAGGCTCGTGCTGACGAGAGAGGGCTACGCGGTGGCCGAAGCGGCGGACGGGGAGGAAGCGGTCGTCGTGCTGGAGCGGGAGCAGGTTCATCTGGCGGTCGTCGACGTCATGATGCCCCATAAGGACGGGCTGCAGCTGACCGAAGAAATCCGCCGTCACTATGACCTGCCCGTCATCCTGCTGACGGCCCGAGGCGAGATGGCGGACAAGGAAAAGGGCTACTCGGCCGGCACCGACGACTATCTCGTCAAGCCGTTCGAGCCGCAGGAGCTGCTGTTTCGCATTCGGGCGCTGCTGCGCCGCTATCGGATCGCCAGCTCCGAGACGATCGCGCTGGGGCAGGTCGTCATCGACCGCCAGAGCTATGAGGTGACGGCGGGCGACCAGACGTTCACCCTGCCCCTCCGCGAGTTCCAGCTGCTCTCGCAGCTGGCGAGCCAGCCGGGACGCATCCATACGCGAGAGCAGCTCATCTCGCTGCTCTGGGGCGCCGATTACGAGGGGGACAGCCGCACGGTGGACGTCCACATCAAGCGGCTGCGGGAGCGCTTCGAGGCGTACCGCGACGATTTCGCGATCGTCACGATCCGCGGTCTCGGCTATAAGCTGGAGCCGGGAGGTCGCCGCGGATGA
- a CDS encoding PH domain-containing protein produces MKSDAAAGPELRRVHPASMLFFLAKGIKEMYGMLPLLPLLVLWVPRATGLDVSRVVLGALLGGLGLAALLAAAWLRWRRFGYAVEAGSIRIEQGVWSRRTVWIQQERIQSVDTRQNLAERALGLLQLRIETAGGGEKAEAVLPSLSAAEAARLQRLLGYAEAGPDEGGEADRWNEPSAGADDGLRRAGAAPVPIGARGGEGDAPIAGESRSGEGDAPMAISARDGGDDAPMPGDARVLGDGGLMAAPGAERQSLPSESAAPAAARRTGEPVVQRRIRPSDLLGYALTSYRTGIVFLLLAGLLSRAADSGWLRGIDLRDEMERLFGAYAIAAATGLLLVAAWLLTALQLLNSNWGFRLERRGRKLHVERGLLEKKRQTIDISRIQALELAQPLLHRPLGWVAVRAFIAGNADEKERHLLLFPVLKRAEAEAFLRGFAPAFALPADWSRVERSAWSAYAGWPALFALLPAAAGWIWIPDPYRWLTALVPAAVLVYGTLEHRHAAWALEGGQLSLRLGALIRSELLLPGGRIQWHRRTQSPMQRLRGRASLTVSIATGKGARAFRLRHAPHAAVQQLLRQLSWRPRRGSESTAAAQRMKRPHEERIEH; encoded by the coding sequence ATGAAATCTGACGCAGCCGCCGGCCCGGAGCTGCGGCGCGTGCATCCCGCCTCCATGCTGTTTTTTTTGGCCAAGGGAATCAAAGAGATGTACGGCATGCTGCCGCTGCTGCCGCTGCTCGTGCTGTGGGTGCCGAGAGCGACTGGACTGGACGTCAGCCGCGTCGTTCTCGGCGCGCTGCTCGGAGGCCTCGGGCTCGCGGCTCTGCTCGCTGCCGCGTGGCTGCGCTGGCGGCGGTTCGGATACGCCGTGGAGGCGGGATCGATCCGGATCGAGCAGGGGGTATGGAGCCGCCGCACGGTCTGGATCCAGCAGGAGCGTATCCAATCCGTGGACACGAGGCAGAATCTTGCCGAGCGCGCGCTCGGCCTCCTACAGCTCCGCATCGAGACGGCCGGCGGCGGCGAAAAGGCGGAGGCCGTGCTGCCGTCGCTGTCCGCTGCGGAGGCCGCGCGGCTGCAGCGCCTGCTCGGCTATGCGGAAGCCGGGCCCGATGAGGGCGGGGAGGCGGATCGCTGGAACGAGCCGTCCGCCGGCGCCGACGACGGACTCCGTCGGGCAGGCGCTGCGCCGGTGCCCATCGGTGCGCGAGGCGGAGAAGGCGATGCGCCGATCGCCGGAGAGTCGCGAAGCGGAGAAGGCGATGCGCCGATGGCCATCAGTGCGCGAGACGGAGGGGACGATGCGCCCATGCCCGGCGATGCGCGCGTTCTCGGAGACGGCGGGCTCATGGCCGCGCCTGGCGCGGAACGGCAATCGCTGCCGTCGGAATCGGCCGCTCCGGCGGCAGCGCGGAGGACCGGGGAACCGGTCGTCCAGCGGAGAATCCGGCCGAGCGACCTGCTCGGCTATGCGCTCACCTCCTACCGGACCGGCATTGTCTTTCTCTTGCTGGCCGGACTGCTTTCGCGCGCGGCGGACAGCGGCTGGCTGCGAGGGATCGACCTGAGGGACGAGATGGAGCGGCTGTTCGGAGCCTACGCCATCGCGGCCGCGACGGGATTGCTGCTGGTCGCCGCCTGGCTGCTGACCGCGCTGCAGCTCCTCAACTCGAACTGGGGCTTCCGGCTCGAGCGCCGGGGCCGCAAGCTGCATGTCGAGCGCGGCTTGCTGGAGAAGAAGCGGCAGACGATCGACATCTCCCGCATCCAAGCGCTGGAGCTTGCCCAGCCGCTGCTGCACCGGCCGCTCGGCTGGGTGGCGGTGCGGGCGTTCATCGCCGGCAACGCGGATGAAAAGGAGCGGCATCTGCTGCTCTTTCCGGTGCTGAAGCGGGCGGAAGCGGAAGCGTTTCTGCGAGGCTTCGCCCCGGCCTTCGCCCTGCCGGCGGATTGGAGCCGCGTCGAACGCTCCGCCTGGTCGGCCTATGCCGGCTGGCCCGCTCTCTTCGCCCTGCTTCCGGCGGCGGCCGGATGGATCTGGATTCCCGATCCGTACCGCTGGCTTACGGCGCTGGTTCCGGCCGCCGTGCTCGTTTACGGCACGCTGGAGCATCGCCATGCGGCATGGGCGCTGGAGGGCGGGCAGCTGTCGCTGCGCCTCGGAGCGCTCATCCGCTCCGAGCTGCTGCTGCCGGGCGGCCGCATCCAGTGGCACCGCAGGACCCAATCGCCGATGCAGCGGCTCCGGGGCAGGGCGAGCCTGACGGTCAGCATCGCGACCGGCAAAGGCGCGCGCGCGTTCCGGCTGCGACATGCTCCGCATGCGGCCGTGCAGCAGCTGCTGCGGCAGCTGAGCTGGCGGCCGCGGCGCGGGAGCGAATCGACTGCGGCTGCTCAGCGGATGAAGCGCCCTCATGAGGAGCGAATCGAGCACTGA
- a CDS encoding sensor histidine kinase, with product MRTLYFRIVFIFVLIALVSGLGGLAVTSFYYEAKLKSGSEHAMEAASRQVRELDALAGAERREETLQAVAGLSYQLYVVEPDGSERAYGAAFRHGFLPPETAVREVRSGGVYPGMTEEDRRFKLLAYFENSARNTYGFPLSRPDGGTDAVFIRPDLESQIGEVRIILAVLLASTFGLSLLLIAAMSRLIVAPVKRLTRAVQRMAAGDYDVRVDTARRDEIGELGRRFTAMAGAVRQLDRMRQEFVANVSHEFQSPLTSIRGFIRTLLDGGAAARDEETRRYLTIIDEESRRLSSMSRQLLLLADVDRPDRALDRRSYRLDEQLRQAILLLEWQWTAKELELDLELAEGTLVADEGLLYEVWLNLLGNAIKFSPQGGALRVAMRFREGREAAWERGESGGPSGGRRLEVVIADEGPGIPPLELPHIFERFHKADRARAVAPKDGTAAAAPTSAAAGSGSGLGLSIAQRIVRLHGGDIEALSQPGKGAAFRVTLPQGSDAPRR from the coding sequence ATGAGGACGCTATACTTCCGCATCGTGTTCATCTTCGTCCTGATCGCGCTCGTGAGCGGCTTGGGAGGACTTGCCGTGACGAGCTTCTATTATGAAGCGAAGCTCAAGTCGGGCAGCGAGCACGCGATGGAGGCGGCGTCGCGGCAGGTGCGCGAGCTCGACGCGCTCGCCGGAGCGGAGCGCAGGGAAGAGACGCTGCAGGCGGTGGCGGGCCTCAGCTACCAGCTTTATGTCGTGGAGCCGGACGGGTCCGAGCGGGCGTACGGAGCTGCTTTCCGGCACGGGTTCCTCCCGCCGGAGACGGCGGTGCGCGAGGTGCGCTCGGGCGGCGTCTACCCCGGCATGACCGAGGAGGACCGGCGGTTCAAGCTGCTGGCCTACTTCGAAAACAGCGCTCGCAATACGTACGGCTTCCCGCTCTCCCGCCCGGACGGCGGCACGGATGCCGTCTTCATCCGCCCGGATCTGGAAAGCCAGATCGGCGAGGTGCGGATCATCCTCGCCGTGCTGCTCGCCAGCACGTTCGGCCTCAGCCTGCTGCTCATCGCGGCGATGAGCCGGCTGATCGTCGCGCCGGTGAAGCGTCTCACCCGGGCGGTCCAGCGGATGGCGGCCGGCGATTACGACGTGCGTGTCGATACCGCGCGCCGCGACGAGATCGGCGAGCTCGGGCGAAGGTTCACGGCGATGGCGGGCGCGGTGCGCCAGCTCGACCGGATGCGCCAGGAGTTCGTCGCCAACGTCTCGCATGAGTTCCAGTCGCCGCTGACGTCGATCCGCGGCTTCATCCGCACGCTGCTGGACGGCGGGGCGGCCGCGAGGGACGAGGAGACGCGGCGCTACTTGACGATCATCGACGAGGAAAGCCGGCGCCTCAGCTCGATGAGCCGCCAGCTGCTGCTGCTCGCCGACGTGGACCGGCCCGACCGCGCGCTCGACAGACGCTCGTACCGGCTGGACGAGCAGCTGCGCCAGGCGATCCTGCTGCTCGAGTGGCAGTGGACCGCCAAAGAGCTGGAGCTTGATCTGGAGCTGGCGGAGGGGACCCTTGTCGCCGATGAAGGACTGCTGTACGAAGTGTGGCTGAACCTGCTCGGCAATGCGATCAAGTTCAGCCCCCAGGGCGGCGCGCTCCGCGTCGCGATGCGCTTCCGGGAGGGCCGGGAGGCCGCTTGGGAGCGCGGAGAATCGGGCGGACCCTCAGGGGGCAGACGGCTCGAGGTCGTCATCGCGGACGAAGGGCCGGGCATCCCGCCGCTGGAGCTGCCGCATATCTTCGAGCGCTTCCACAAGGCCGACCGGGCGCGCGCGGTCGCTCCGAAAGACGGGACGGCGGCCGCCGCGCCGACCTCTGCGGCTGCCGGGTCGGGCAGCGGCCTCGGCTTGTCGATCGCGCAGCGCATCGTCCGCCTGCACGGCGGAGACATCGAAGCCTTGTCGCAGCCGGGAAAGGGGGCGGCGTTCCGCGTGACGCTGCCTCAAGGAAGCGACGCGCCGCGGAGATGA
- a CDS encoding GNAT family N-acetyltransferase, with protein MRTAVERTEPLVRGAGAEYRRPVEVEPASGEGWSWVPLGETAEEREALARLLSGERWPYHGVERPEAEAIRAAFDEGAYHGNETRTFWIEDAAGAKAGFIKIMDAQDPTVLFDLRIREAYRRQGAARATLGWLADCVFRELPSAIRIEGHTRIDNAGMQAAFRGTLFVREGYYRQSWPQGGQLYDSLGYGLLRSDWERGEATPVPAELR; from the coding sequence GTGCGAACGGCTGTGGAGCGGACTGAACCGCTGGTTCGAGGAGCTGGGGCTGAGTATCGGCGCCCGGTCGAGGTCGAGCCGGCCTCAGGCGAAGGTTGGTCTTGGGTACCGTTAGGAGAAACGGCGGAAGAGCGCGAAGCGCTCGCCCGACTGCTCTCCGGCGAGCGCTGGCCCTATCATGGAGTGGAGCGGCCGGAGGCCGAGGCGATCCGCGCGGCGTTCGACGAAGGAGCTTACCACGGGAACGAGACGAGGACGTTCTGGATCGAGGACGCCGCCGGCGCCAAGGCCGGCTTCATCAAGATCATGGATGCGCAGGATCCGACGGTGCTGTTCGACCTGCGCATCCGCGAGGCCTATCGCCGCCAAGGGGCAGCGCGAGCCACGCTCGGCTGGCTGGCGGACTGCGTGTTCCGGGAACTGCCTTCGGCCATCCGCATCGAGGGCCACACCCGCATCGACAATGCGGGGATGCAGGCGGCGTTCCGGGGCACGCTGTTCGTGCGGGAAGGATACTACCGGCAAAGCTGGCCGCAAGGGGGTCAGCTGTACGATTCGCTCGGCTACGGCCTGCTGCGCAGCGACTGGGAGCGAGGCGAGGCGACGCCTGTTCCGGCGGAGCTGCGCTGA
- a CDS encoding BclA C-terminal domain-containing protein: MKKASALLAALLLASALGGTAFAAKEAKSGMTLKTSVEVSGTTTRTDAIIADGVLYVPIRSVAAATGYKTEWSGVNKEVRLDTLAGGQTATAVDRIAPSQQLELKRLEIAFYLDGKRTALVDADGKVVQPLFQQDTLFLPMRALADALGLTASWNAKEKRLTLGESGAEAGSPAEAPAKGEKGDKGDKGDTGATGAAGATGATGATGATGATGAQGPKGEPGDTAAGPKGDKGDRGDAGEPGAKGDQGDAGAKGDKGDKGDKGDTGAQGPAGPAGAKGDPGEKGDKGDAGAPGPAGPAGPIGAQGIQGPAGTGLLPGMSAYNTMGSMIAVVLGGTTVPMPTFVASDSAFSVTGAGQSYTVFHSGWYYLSYSIRSTTAVMSSSRVMVSGLERPEFTLVNQQSQSRWQASGLVRLNAGDIVSLQLFGMMGTVILESGQGASLSLIKIAD; this comes from the coding sequence TTGAAAAAAGCAAGCGCATTGCTGGCGGCCCTGCTGCTGGCATCCGCCCTTGGCGGCACGGCATTCGCCGCGAAGGAGGCGAAGAGCGGCATGACGCTCAAGACATCGGTCGAGGTTTCCGGGACGACAACGAGGACGGACGCCATCATCGCGGACGGCGTGCTGTACGTGCCGATCCGCTCCGTAGCGGCGGCGACCGGCTACAAGACGGAGTGGAGCGGCGTAAACAAGGAGGTGCGTCTGGATACGCTGGCAGGCGGCCAGACGGCGACAGCGGTCGATCGGATCGCTCCCTCCCAGCAGCTGGAGCTCAAGCGGCTGGAGATCGCTTTTTACCTCGACGGCAAGCGGACCGCTCTCGTCGATGCGGATGGCAAAGTCGTACAGCCGCTGTTCCAGCAGGACACGCTGTTCCTGCCGATGCGGGCGCTGGCCGATGCGCTCGGCTTGACCGCGTCCTGGAACGCCAAGGAGAAGCGGCTGACGCTCGGTGAATCCGGCGCCGAAGCCGGCTCGCCTGCCGAGGCTCCGGCCAAAGGCGAAAAAGGCGACAAAGGCGACAAGGGAGACACCGGCGCGACAGGTGCGGCAGGCGCGACGGGTGCCACGGGTGCCACGGGTGCGACGGGCGCGACCGGCGCTCAAGGGCCGAAGGGCGAGCCCGGAGACACGGCAGCCGGTCCGAAAGGCGATAAGGGAGACAGAGGAGACGCGGGCGAGCCGGGTGCCAAAGGCGATCAAGGCGATGCGGGCGCCAAGGGAGACAAGGGAGACAAGGGAGACAAAGGCGACACTGGCGCCCAAGGCCCGGCCGGTCCGGCCGGAGCCAAAGGGGATCCGGGCGAAAAGGGAGACAAAGGCGACGCCGGCGCGCCAGGACCTGCAGGTCCGGCCGGCCCGATCGGAGCCCAGGGCATCCAAGGTCCGGCCGGCACGGGCTTGCTGCCCGGCATGTCAGCGTACAACACGATGGGAAGCATGATTGCCGTAGTGCTCGGAGGCACGACGGTTCCGATGCCGACGTTCGTCGCGTCGGACAGCGCGTTCTCCGTAACCGGAGCAGGCCAGAGCTACACCGTGTTTCATTCCGGCTGGTACTACTTGAGCTACAGCATCCGCAGCACGACCGCCGTGATGTCGAGCTCGCGCGTCATGGTGAGCGGATTGGAAAGGCCGGAATTCACCCTCGTCAATCAGCAAAGCCAGTCCCGCTGGCAGGCTTCCGGACTCGTGCGGCTGAATGCCGGCGATATCGTCTCGCTGCAGCTGTTTGGCATGATGGGAACCGTAATCTTGGAATCAGGCCAAGGGGCATCCCTTTCCCTCATCAAAATCGCCGACTGA
- a CDS encoding PH domain-containing protein — protein sequence MEQDQRRLGTDSATKPDDRTETMPERPPSPGEEPHADEPLQALDPRVIRARRLEGAITSGVYAAIVLALALLSARFGWPWWIAAGAGALGLAGAALELLWLPRLLHRSWGYLVREHEIELAHGIFIRKRTLIPVVRIQHIDTKQGPIQKRCGIATLTMATAAGSHAIPGLPQEQAEAMRSRLAELTRRADDEI from the coding sequence ATGGAGCAGGATCAACGACGGCTGGGGACGGACTCCGCAACCAAGCCGGACGACAGGACGGAGACGATGCCGGAGCGGCCGCCCTCGCCGGGCGAGGAGCCGCATGCGGACGAGCCGCTGCAGGCGCTCGATCCCCGGGTCATCCGCGCCCGGCGGCTGGAGGGGGCGATCACGAGCGGCGTCTATGCCGCCATCGTGCTGGCGCTGGCTCTGCTGTCGGCGCGCTTCGGCTGGCCGTGGTGGATCGCGGCCGGCGCAGGCGCGCTCGGACTGGCCGGAGCGGCTCTGGAGCTGCTGTGGCTGCCGAGGCTGCTGCACCGCAGCTGGGGGTACCTCGTGCGGGAGCATGAGATCGAGCTGGCGCATGGCATCTTCATCCGCAAGCGTACGCTCATCCCGGTCGTCCGTATCCAGCATATCGATACGAAGCAAGGTCCCATCCAGAAGCGCTGCGGCATCGCGACGCTGACGATGGCGACCGCAGCAGGCAGCCACGCCATTCCCGGCTTGCCGCAGGAGCAGGCGGAGGCGATGCGAAGCCGGCTGGCGGAGCTGACGAGGAGGGCGGACGATGAAATCTGA
- a CDS encoding TetR/AcrR family transcriptional regulator, with product MKPAKIDPRVQRTRRLLREALVQLTEERGLDGFSVQELADRATVKRATFYLHYEDKQALLAEYIGELLQELRVAMFDPDGQPPDYDYASGEPHPSFVRLFRHLAERYDVYHALLVRRRVPELSSGMVEIVRQFVAEGLEFAQPDDRLLTARRDVTLKYTEAAYVEVIIWWIERQMPYAEKEIAAQLMDLSIHGPYRELPAWAGSGRGKPGGG from the coding sequence ATGAAACCAGCCAAAATCGACCCCCGCGTGCAGCGGACGCGCCGGCTGCTGCGGGAAGCGCTCGTGCAGCTGACCGAGGAGCGCGGCCTGGACGGCTTCTCCGTGCAGGAGCTGGCCGACCGGGCGACGGTCAAGCGGGCGACCTTCTACCTGCATTATGAGGACAAGCAGGCGCTGCTCGCCGAGTACATCGGAGAGCTGCTGCAGGAGCTGAGAGTCGCCATGTTCGATCCGGACGGCCAGCCTCCGGACTACGATTACGCCAGCGGCGAGCCGCATCCGAGCTTCGTGAGGCTGTTCCGGCATCTGGCCGAGCGCTACGACGTCTATCATGCGCTGCTCGTCCGCAGGCGCGTGCCGGAGCTGTCGTCGGGCATGGTGGAGATCGTGCGCCAGTTCGTCGCCGAAGGACTTGAGTTCGCCCAGCCGGACGACCGCCTGCTGACGGCCCGCCGCGACGTGACGCTCAAGTATACCGAAGCCGCTTACGTCGAAGTCATCATCTGGTGGATCGAGCGGCAGATGCCCTATGCCGAAAAGGAAATCGCCGCGCAGCTCATGGACCTGTCGATCCACGGCCCGTACAGGGAGCTGCCTGCCTGGGCCGGTTCCGGTCGAGGCAAGCCGGGCGGCGGCTGA